A segment of the Cololabis saira isolate AMF1-May2022 chromosome 3, fColSai1.1, whole genome shotgun sequence genome:
CTGACCCACAACGAGCCTCTCCCCCACCTCCCATGCCTTATTACCGAACCCAGAGAAAAATTCTGATCTCAGTTCGATGTCTCGGCATCTCTTCTCAGGAGAGGCCCACTGGTTGTTTTCATCAGGCCACAGTCTCAAGTCActtgactttgacaggcggtgACAGTCAAGCTCACCCTGAACCAATCCAGACCCTGGTCTTTCTTCATCCACCCCTAGTGAACTCCATAGGTCTTTGGGCATCCCATCTGGGCCCTCACAAGAATTGCTACACATATTTTCAGCTGAGTCGACCGCTCTTACTGCGCTGTTCTggggagacttttctttcaggcaGTTTTTCAGCCCTGCAGTCGCCTGATGTTGCTCTGTCTCCATCAAGACCTCCTTATCCTCTTGGCCGTCTGAGCATTGAAGAGTTCTCAAGCCCAGCTCGTTTTGGTCTAGACCTGGACACGCCAGATCATTCACTTTAACATCAAAAGGCTCCCCATCACTTTTTGGCAGGGTTTCAACTCTTTGTATGCTGTCACTGGGTGGAATGTGACACGGTGTAGATAACCTCTCCTCTGTGTCATCACTCTGGGATGGTGAGATAGAGTCAAAGGTTTCATTTCCAGAGTTTTGCTCGGTGAGATCATTATCTGTCTCTGTCACACTTGCATAATCTTTGTTGCTTGGTTTAAACATGCAGTCCTCTGACTGGATGCTGGATATGGACTTGATCAAACCACTCGTCTCAGCATGGCTCTTGGAATGTAGATTTAGACCACTCTCTTCAGAGTCAGGGTATTGGCAGGCTGTTATCGTAGAAATGATGCCATCTGTGTAGGGTCTGTCTATCACATACTCACCACCGTGCAAAAGCCCTTTCAGCGGCTCATCATCTAATTTTGAAAACAACTTATCAATTAAGTCTACACAGTCCTTGACTTCGGCATCATCAAACAGAAGTGCTGATTTTTTGCTCTCGTTGGAAAAAATGCCCGAATCATCTCTCAGTGAAGAATCCAGCCCTCGGTTTAGGATACCTTTGTCCAATGGAGAGACATCCTTTTCAGCAATAGTTTGACACATTTCATCATTCTTTTCATAAATATGTACAGTACAGTCCTCCTCTTCAGTTGCTGTTCTCTTATCCGACAAGTGTAAACTGTTTCGTAATGGGCTTTTTTCCTTCATCTCTCCCTCCTCTTCAGTTTTCTCCTCTATCCCCGTCAGTAGTCCCCTCTCGCTCCCTCGGCCACTGCTTGGTCTTGAGACAATAAGTCCATCACTGCTTCTCCTGTTCATCCCGTCACCCTCCCAGTCACTGTCTGAGAAGTAGGCGGAGTCTCGATGTGGCATTTCATTTCCCAGTGCCCGCCACCCGCTGCTTcccatccctcctcctcctgtccACGAGTCACTAGGTGTCAGGCAATCGGCTGAGCTGGAAGTCATAGGTGACAGGGCTGAGTCAGAGGGGGTGACGAGTGAGCAATCAGAGGACGGGTCCCACTCTGGGGTGGATGGAGTCGCTGATAGACTGGGCTCCATTTGGGTGATGTGACAGAGTTTTTCTTGACCAGTGTCACTGAGCCCAAAGACATTTTCTCCCTTTGCATCTGTAAAGCTTTGACTATCACAAGAAGTTGCATTTTTGGAGCTCTTCAAATCAGCTCCCTTTTCAGAGTTATTAAGCATGTCAGACTTTCCCTCAGACTGAGTTTCTTTCTCAGGGCTGCAGGCCTTTGAGTTGTCTTTCATTATCTCGCCATTCCCAATAACAGCAGACTTCTCAGTTTCATCAGTTGTGAGTGATTTGTTCTCACGCAACATCACAGTGTTGGACTCGGCACTACTCTGAATGGATTCAGAAGGAGAGAGCTCAGATATATCTGGTTGCTCTTGTCTGGCAGGTAAGGCAGGGCCTACTGAAcattcttcctcttctttctgACTCTCGAGTCTTTGGTTGTGTAATAAACCATTTTTGGGCATGAtttcagaaaacacaaactcacCTGACTGGCAGTGATCAGCATTGCACCCAAGGCTTTCCAGCTTAATTGGCTGCTTATTTGATCCTATGTGGAGAATTGGGATCTCAGGCCGCACAGAAACCTTTATCTCGCCCTTCTTAGCACGCTTAGTTACTTGAGCGTAAATGGCCTCAGTTTGTATATCATCTTTACCTTTGTTGGATCCTCGTATAGAGCTCTCTGACTGGAATCTGATGGTCTGAGTGGAGTTTGGGTCAATGCATATGGATTCATATTCAGGGGACAGTGGAGTAGGGGAGTAGGATGGATCCGGCTCCTTCCTGTTTGTGCCAGGGTTTTGTCTTGATATGATTTCAGTCAGAAAGGTCTCTGCTGACTGTATCTCTTTCAGAAACTCTTCCCTGGTCATTTCAGGTCTCTGCGGCTCCTTCTCAGTAGAAGGCATTTCAGATCCTTGCTTGTCAACAGTGATCTCTGACAGGAGAGAGCGGGACCTCCTCATACCTTTTGAGTAAGCTTCTTCAGCTTCTTTGTATGAGGGAAGGccagacacacagacatacgGTCGAGATCTGGGTCCTGCAGGGTAGAGATACTTTACTGGATCATTTTCCAGTAGTCTCTCTGGATCTGTATCCAGCCTTCCTGTGTCAATCTCTGTGAGAAAAAGATCCTGTTGGAATGATTCCTTCATGGCTGTATTGTCCTCCTCAGCTCCTGTCCTGTTAATATGTTTCTCTTGTCCCCACGACTGTCCTGTTGAGCCAAGCTCTGTGATCAGTGACTGAGACCGGCGCATTCCTTTGGTGGGCAGCACAAAATTCCCCCATCTTTCTCcgtcttttttctcctccttctccccaTCCCATGAACCCTCGGACTTGGCATCACTTGACTCTGTCACACTTGATATCTCCGTCAGAAACAGGTGCATGGGGGATTTTTTGGCTGCAGTGATATGGTCTGTCTGAAGTTCTGCATCTTCTTTCCAAAGGGCGGGCAGGATCGTGTCAAGGCGTGACTGAGTCCTTTTCATTCCCCTGAAGAAGAGCTCTGCAGTGGCCGGGTCCGTGTCTTCGGATAGGCTGGAGGTAACGACACCCGGCTCACTGCTGAGTCTTTCAGGGGACATGAAGGGAGAATCGTCTTCATCTGAGTAGGTGGGACTCGATGAGGACTGCCTGTCAATCGGTGGATTTGTTGGATGAGGGCGGGGTGGATTTCGATAAATTGGCCGCAAAGGGTTTTCTCTGCGGATGGGAGAGTCAAAGTCTCTTACGTGGGAACAAGAAGTCTCCTTGGAGGTGTGTAATGATGCTCGATGCCCGGTGTCACTCTCTTTATCAGACATGTCACAGGATAGTGGGTCTCTATTGGATCTCTGTATTTGTGGCTTACTATATCTCAAGTAAACATCAGCTTTGTTGTAGCTGGGGATACTTCGTTGTGGGTTAGCGTGaggagggagagggggaggaCACATTTGAGGAGGCTGAGGGTAAATTGGATGACTTGATGGGGGAATGGAAGGAGACAGGGACGGGGAAGGTGGCAGAGTCTGACGGGACCGGTGGAGCCCGAGGTGATCAAAGGTAGAAGATGAGCAGCCGTGAAGGGGGTCGGTCTCAATCTTTCCACTGAGAGTATAATGAGGCAATCCTCTATAACCGAGTGGAGGGGCAGGGAGAGGACGGGAGTGAAGATGGTTGGCTGAAGACATGGACATAGATCGAGGCTTGGGAGGGAGGACTGGAGCTTGAGAAGTCATGGAGTATTTTCTCTCCGGGTCACTGCCCTTTTTCTTCTcaacttcatcatcatcacctaaATCCACCACGGAGAAGTCAGTAACTCTGCTTGAAGTGTCTCTGAATTCAGCCACCCCTGTGTTGGGTACCTGAAGCTGAACTTCGCTTGATCGGACGGTCTGGAGGGTCTTTCCACATTTGTCCGACAAACAATAAGGGACTCTCTCTTTTCCCAACAATCCACTACGAATCTCCACAAGCTCCATGTCTCCAGGGCAAACGGAATCAGAGCGAAAAGATGACTGTGCCTTCCCTTTAAGAGTTGGTGACTTGTCTTGGGGAGTGTGCTCCTCTAGTCTGATGTAGTATTCGCTGGCAAGCGAAGGGCTGCGGGCGCTTATCACCGGCACCACAGTAGGAGTGTCCAAAGACTGCCTGTGGTTGTTGTTCACAGTCGGGATTGGCTGAGGTGGAGGAAGAGGTTTGTATCCCCGCCTGGCATGAGCCTTCTCCCAGAAATACTCAAAGTTCAAGCCTTTGCTAGTTTCTGTGACTGTCAAGATGTCATCCAGTTCAGATGAGGATGGGGTGATACAGTTCCCCACAGGGTCCAGTAGGGGGTATGAGCTGTCTCTGCTTTCCCTGCTGTTGTCTCTGTCCCTATGCCGTTCGTTTGCTGCAGTCTGAAAGGCAGGTGGACGGAGTAGGTCCCAGCGTCTTTCAAACGACTCCTCActttcccctctccttcctcggCTCTCTTCATACTCCtcatcctcttcatcttcttcccCGACACTTCCCCTCGCCATTCCTTGCTCGGCAGCCAGCAgggaagagaggaggaggaatatTTCAGCTACAGAGGGGCGCTGTGATGGTGGTAGCCAGCAAGACTGCATGATCTCATACCTGTGcacaaaaaggaaaatcaagGAGATGTACGTTTTGAAAGATAGCTTTTATCAAATTTGACGAATATAATTATATTTTCTCCATAATCCAGTTAGATTATACTCACCAGTAATCTGCATGGGAAAGTTTGAGTCTGGGCTGGGCCAGGGTGATCTGTCGCTCCCTAATGACAAAGGTCAGCACCTCTTCATCGCTCAGGTGTCTGTGGGGTTGGGAGCCAAACTCAAAGAGCTCCCATATCACCACACCCAAGgacctgaaaaaaagaagagttgaAAGAGTTGAAATGATGGAAGTAGAATTTCGGCAGCAAtctgttttttatgtttaatgctTTAAAAGCTATCTCTTGTGCAAGCAGATCCTAATGAGCATTTCTccgaatccaattcaaaatttgtgtgtgaagttttccggcaagatttcgacgtgacgagtgcgcgcatgggacagaggggggcgtgggcgggacttaaaatgaaggcatctgattggttctttcccccctgccaatcctctggtcctctgaccaatccgtgccattcggtgcgcaaaaaacagattggtcagagtttttacaggattaaagctcagagaggtcggatttttttctctcctttttctgaacacattattcactggctgctctcaggatggaaggaccatttcacccagtataacaataaatgtttttgaatacgatcacagactatacctttaaggatgctgacaccacctccacctttaaaaccaaacttaaaacatttcagtttagtaaagcctatagttagtgtaaactctagtgtgttagggtcagTTAgggtcatagctgcagctgcaggaaaagaataaaacagTTTGTCTTAGCTTCTAAGTTTAGTTTTAGCTTAGTCTCTGCAGGgaggcaccaacatgatccactgagcggtgcccatcactctccctctctttcttttctacagatcaaccctcagttattaattagaagtatctggTAACCATAATTGttttccattgttcttgtagtttgtagtgctggtctgccccctccctttctctttgtgcatgtttgcaggccaaaGCCTCAtgagctgcatgctgccctgcagtccccccctctgattatcccactgctgcttccccCTGTCTGTATAGATCTCTGTTGGATACCTgttgacatcctgacctgcagtcccgccctctgaccacctcagtgtctgctgtctacatcttcttatatagtcatccctgtagtgcacctactaaccattgtgtctgtgtctctcctctctctgttcttcattctctctgtctgatcAGCGCAGCTGGCCTTcgacaggagggtccccccttatgagccaggtcctgcaaGGTTTCTTTTCTTGACACTGTTtgacttaaggtttttcttccactaggggagtttttacctgcctttgtttatgtaataattgctcgggggtcatgttctgggcctctggaaagcgcctagagacaacttgtattgtaatacacactataaataaaattgaatggaATTTACAAATATCAGAATtgttgcttttaaaaaaaaaaatttttacactttttttttaaacatggttAGTGATTTAAAAACAGTTTGATATTAGATACAGATATGTAATACTCTTATATGCTAGgtattaaaatgttttcttgTTGGTTCAAAAAGGCAAAAGGATATTAAAGTGTACATCGTAGTAATTAACATCCAAGGGTTCAGCCTGACTTGCTCTCACTTCCCTTTATCTGTTATTACTGCACCCATCTATAATACTGAGACAGATGCCAAAATGAAGTGGAGCCCTTCAGTCTCCCCTGAACAGGTGACACTAATATTGAGCATTTGTGTTTAAAAAGAGCATTTCTGCTGGAACAGCCTTTATTCAATGTTGACTATAGTATTCAAAATATAATAACTGAAACTCAACCACGAATGTTTCGTATCATCTTCACACGgcattctcattatattattggCTCCTTGTCTGTATGCATCCAGCCCTCAATTTTTATCCTAAAACTgcataaatacaaaatgaaaaTAGATCTACTTTGTTGTCTACTGAGAAGACTTCAATCAGCTACAGATGCTTGGTGTCTGAACTGCTTTTTGATGagcaatattttagttttcagCCCAACATGATCATTGTCATCATTCTGGGGCTTCAATTTTAGGTTTATTTGAGTCTTGCTTAGTTCTCCTGTTTTGTTAAATTTAAGTCTCAGATCGTTtgtgctgttttctttttgtattccTATTTTGTGTTCCTTGATAACCTGGTTCACTTTAAGAAATAATTTCCTCTGATATGTGACTTTTTTGTTGGTCTGGTCTGTTGTAGTTGTTACCTCCTGTTTCTTGAAAGAAACTGACTTTGAAGGCCATTTTTAAAAACCACATACCCCGTACACAATACACAATACTGTATACAATACAGTACACAGTATGTAGCACGCACTGTACGGGGGTCTTCAATAGGACATAGTATGCCACCACAAAAGCGGCCATGCTACGGTGTTACTGGAAGCCAGCTGGTCATGTGACTCCCGCCATTTTTTGATAGAGGCCCActgattagggttgccacctttcagaaatagaaataagggacgtcctgatttcagcagcgcaggagccaaaaaaaagccccaaaacttctaaactgaataaaaatgtgtttattttatatgaaaaaactaaatgctttgatttaaagtttaaagtgctttaatagcattgaactagcatgactgtacagacagacaaccatactagcaactgaaatatcctcctatgctacgtatgtccatatcagcccagatgtagaatatagcctacaggtgaagaatatggtgtaaaagttcatttatttcaataattcaactagaatatggtgtaaaagttaatttatttcaataactcaactagaatatggtgtaaaagttaatttatttcaataattcaactagaatatggtgtaaaaaggttaatttatttcaataattcaactagaacatggtgtaaaagttaatgtatttcaataattcaactagaatatggtgtaaaagttaacttaattcaataattcaactagaatatggtgtaaaagttaatttatttcaataattcaactagaatatggtgtaaaagttaatttatttcaataatgcaactagaatatggtgtaaaagttaatttatttcaataattcaactagaatatggtgtaaaagttaatgaaaatacggtacaaatcgtgtcccgtattagttcaaaacgggacgcaacatttttttctcaaataaaggacaattccgtattttacgggacgggtggcaaccctaccacTGATATTGTTTCCTGACCATGTAAGATATAACAgtttaacaataacaacagatacacacattttcttAATTTGGATAAAATTATGTATTgcatttattaaataaacattAGACACACCTGCCTGTTGGCTAGATATTTTCAGGCATAGGCTGGTGCCCAATAATCAGTTGAGCCTCTCTGTTGTAACAGCATGATGTGATCCATTTCTGTTTGGCATgcatctgttttgttttttgttttttttataaatactgtttttataattttttacaACTTTCAttttgtctgttttctttttttttgtgagtgagtGGGTGAAGTTTTTTGTTAATAACTCATCAGACTGCATCCCACCTCCTGGATGTGGGTCCTCCACTAACCCATCACTTTTGACTCAAGACTGTTATGAGACGATGTTTGACTGGCaggaaaatataaataacagATAAACAACAATGTACTAATAAGATTATTTTCCGAataagttgttcgccagcatgTCCAGGTAGGCTTCTCAactcctttgttttgttttgtttttttcatccgCTGCATCATCAACATATTACAGTGAGATTTTTATAACATACCACACGTTACTGGTCTTGGTTTGGTCGGTTACAATGAGGGAACCTCTGTACTCCTCCAGAAGCTCAGGTGCAATCCAGCGCAGTGGGATCCATAACTTGTCTGGAGTTAGGTAATAATCCTCCTTTACGAAGACACACACAACAATTGTAATGGACAAGGCAGTATTTATGCTAGAATGTATTTTTCAGGGAAACATGAGGTTGGATCAATGTACCTTATAATGGTTGTGTGAGAGACCATAGTCGCCTATCCTCACAGTGAGGTCTGAGGTCAGGAGACAGTTTCTTAAAGCCAGATCACTGCACGGAAAACAAAACTCTGATCAAACAGGATCTCTCTATTTGGTCTGTTTTGAAGGTAAGCATTTTACTTTAATACCTATGTGACAGCAGAAGAGGAAACTCACAACTTACCTGTGAATGTAGTTGTTTTCATGAAGATGCAACAGTCCCGATGTGATCTCATAGGCCATTCTCTGGATAGTCAAGAGATCCCTGGTTGGCAGGTCTGGAGTCATCCCATCTGACTTGCGTTGGGCTCGCAGGTACCTCTTCAGGTCACCCTATGTAACACATCCCAACAGCAATGCAATTAGTGAACTTTCTGTGCAAGTGAATGATGTAAGTCCAGTTTGACCGGATGTTTTATGTCCATCTGCAAAAAACAGAGCTAAAACCTGCAGCAACACCATATAGGCAAATGATATATTTATGACTTCTTCAGTAAAAACATCCCTTTTTAAATGCTTTCCATGACAGCATTTCAAAGACAGCAGCAAAATTGGTAGTCACATTGCAATCTTTGTATTAGAAATGTGTGTTGCAGGAAGGTCAAGGGAATAAACAGAGGTCtggatgaaaagaaaggaaaataatagTAAACGTTATTATACAGGGTAAAAATGGTCTATGAGGACCCAAGAGTTGTCTGGCTTCTCTCGCTGCACTGCTGTAATTGATCTGCTTGTGCCTTTGTTTGGCCGAGGAGTCCACTCAAAtggattttttaaatcagtcacataTTGTGCTAGCTGAGGGGAGCCAAAGAAACTGACCAAAACAACTGAACATCTATAAATTTAATGATACTGATGATGTTTCCACATAAATACTTAACGAACAACTTGAGGCTAAAAGTTACAAAAGAtctgaaacaaacacacacatctataaaaACTGAAGACTTCCCTGGTTTGAGTCAAGTAGGAGAGCTCTGTGTTACCTTTACAGCCCACtttacactttatttatgtactcTGTCTCTAAAGATTTGTACTCACCAGCTGACAGAACTCCATGACCAGAAGGAAAGGGATACTCTCACTACACTGCCCCAAACACTGCAGGACGTTGGGATGCTTCAGGCTTCTGAACCAAAGGACAGAGATTAGATATAAGGACGATGCACAGACAGATGGTTGAACATGCAGCATGCGACCGTGGACATTACTGTTGGACAAAAGTTGCATGACCACACAGTAAGGTCTCATAATAGTGGTATGACAGAAATCTGTCGCACCTGTACGGCTCAGATTCAGCCAAGAACTTCCTCTGCTCCAGAGGGCTGGCGCTGACACGCAGCTCCTTCACCACAGCCTGAGAGGAGCTGCAGTCACACAGTATTTCAGCCAGGATCACCTAGTGAAGATCAGTGGACGAACGCATGGATGAGTGCCCAGGAGGTGAGGAAGCCTTACACCAAAATAAACTGTTTCGCGTTAGGAATTGTGATCCGATCAGCAGCCGTGTGGGCGGTTCCTCTTACCTTTCCAAACCAGCCATTCCCTATCTCCTGAAGGTAGTTTAAAGTGTGCCTTTTGAAGCACTGAGATTTGGAGTCTgtaaaaagaggaaataaaaaaagaccagGATCACACAAATGTCAGCTGGTGATGCTATTATGCAATATGTcttcacacaaacaaaaattagCTTTGGAAAAGGATACACCCAAGAAAAACAGAATAGCAAAGCAGCAAGGATTTGTAAATGAATCTGCAGCTCTTGAATTGACTGATTAGCTGAACTGCTATTGCAGGTACTGttaaaaatgtacttttataATGCTTTTCAAACCGTTAAAAAAGCCTGTGGTTCTTTTACTGGTCTTACCTCAGAGGAATCTGCATTATTACAAATCTCATGATTCCATATTTTGGTTAAAGGAAAAGCCATTTTACAATATTGCATACCGTTTTTAAAGAGTGGTAATCTGCAATGAAAATAAACAGATGTACCCCTGTTATTATGCTGAAGTAAGTGCAGAAAAATATAACTCCTTTACTAGATGTTGCTCCTACTGTAAAGCTGTGCATGGACATAACCCCACATGTTACATGACAACTATTCAAGTCAATAAAAAATTGATATAAGTGCATTATTACATGGAAAGTGGGATTTAATAGATACATCTCAGAGACATGTTTTCCACCATTATGCATCTTTACACAAGTGCCCTACTTGGCTTGCTCCTACAGAGCACTGATGCAGAAGTTTCTCAGATCATGGTTTCCACTTCAAAGAGGTTCAGTGGGGACTCTAGTGCTCCTGGTGATGCACTCAGTTTGAGACCTTTTCAGAGATCTGCATCAGTGACTCAGGCAACAGACCGTGAGGGTGTTTAGTGCATATAGACTGTACTTCACCCTTGTTTTGAGGGGTGTTTTTCAAATGTGGAGGAAATGAGAAACGCTTTACCCGCTCCATTCTGCAGAGCGGGGCAGTTGGGTCGGTCTCTGACTGGCAAAGTGTAGACCTCAGGAAGGGAGGGACATGATGACAGACTGTCCTCCTGGATAGGACTGGAGCCTCCAGAGCACTCCTCCCCATCTGCATTGTCAAACTCCTGGTTGAGGCAcaacaatacaaaaaaacaacttaatatTGGTATAATCATGAAGACAAACTGCTTAATCTTATATTATTTCACTGAATAAAGCTATTGGGTTTAGCACAGACACAGAAATGGCAACCATTGTGAACAAATTAAGctttttcaaacatgtaaacgaaagacaaaaataaaaaacaaaggaaattacAGGTCAAAAGATAAATGATTTGTTTTGATTGGACTGAAAGGTTTACTGGTCATTCTTACTtcattaaattggtattaatgAGTCATGTTTACATCCAACACCGAAACCTTGCTTAGTTTATAAAGTCAGGTTCATACATGAAGGCAATTGGGACATGCACAAAATctgtggcaaaaaaaaaagaaaatcatagaAAGGTGAATAAATCTCTTACATGTTGAAGACTTACATTGAACCCCACTCCTCCTCTCTTACAGCACAGGCAGGTGAGGAGAAGCAGAACAAAAGAGACGAGCCCCgagcaagagatgatgatgatgacatagggtggaggagagagggatgCAGCCCTGGTCTGAAAAACTGAGAAGGACACAAATAAAAGCACAaggaaaagcatgatttaatgAAGAAATTCAGGAGTTTTGTGCTTCTACATGTGCAGCTGAATCACTGAGATGCCAAGCAGAGATTTGACAGAATCACAGAACTGTAAAACTTGTCACACAGGTGTTGTGCTTAAAGAAAAACCATTGgagcatttttttaattattatttaattattttagctGCAGGTTTGGGACACAGCGGAGAACCCCAATGGACATTTTGCATCAGGGATTTGGAGGGGAAGGGGggaaagcagaaaaacaaactacatttaagattaaaaagaaagattGCCTAAacgattaaaaagaaaacaggggCCGGGATTAAAGTTTGAAACTGGTAAAATATACCATTCCAGTAAGGACAATAAGCATGGGGAAAAGGgaaatatcagaaatgacattcCACTCAGGAAACACAGTTATAAAGCAAGGGAGGGTGGCTGGAGTTGTCATTTAGGTAAGAAAAGGAGCTCTAAGAAGGGCGGGATTGGAAACTGGAAAAGAATTACTCAAACCAGGAAGGTTTAATAGTCAGGTGAGATAGGGAGGGATCGGGACATTTGA
Coding sequences within it:
- the lmtk3 gene encoding uncharacterized protein lmtk3 isoform X3, which encodes MRPHCWVMVVLAGIMSYLSPERALGAPQREVFQTRAASLSPPPYVIIIISCSGLVSFVLLLLTCLCCKRGGVGFNEFDNADGEECSGGSSPIQEDSLSSCPSLPEVYTLPVRDRPNCPALQNGADSKSQCFKRHTLNYLQEIGNGWFGKVILAEILCDCSSSQAVVKELRVSASPLEQRKFLAESEPYRSLKHPNVLQCLGQCSESIPFLLVMEFCQLGDLKRYLRAQRKSDGMTPDLPTRDLLTIQRMAYEITSGLLHLHENNYIHSDLALRNCLLTSDLTVRIGDYGLSHNHYKEDYYLTPDKLWIPLRWIAPELLEEYRGSLIVTDQTKTSNVWSLGVVIWELFEFGSQPHRHLSDEEVLTFVIRERQITLAQPRLKLSHADYWYEIMQSCWLPPSQRPSVAEIFLLLSSLLAAEQGMARGSVGEEDEEDEEYEESRGRRGESEESFERRWDLLRPPAFQTAANERHRDRDNSRESRDSSYPLLDPVGNCITPSSSELDDILTVTETSKGLNFEYFWEKAHARRGYKPLPPPQPIPTVNNNHRQSLDTPTVVPVISARSPSLASEYYIRLEEHTPQDKSPTLKGKAQSSFRSDSVCPGDMELVEIRSGLLGKERVPYCLSDKCGKTLQTVRSSEVQLQVPNTGVAEFRDTSSRVTDFSVVDLGDDDEVEKKKGSDPERKYSMTSQAPVLPPKPRSMSMSSANHLHSRPLPAPPLGYRGLPHYTLSGKIETDPLHGCSSSTFDHLGLHRSRQTLPPSPSLSPSIPPSSHPIYPQPPQMCPPPLPPHANPQRSIPSYNKADVYLRYSKPQIQRSNRDPLSCDMSDKESDTGHRASLHTSKETSCSHVRDFDSPIRRENPLRPIYRNPPRPHPTNPPIDRQSSSSPTYSDEDDSPFMSPERLSSEPGVVTSSLSEDTDPATAELFFRGMKRTQSRLDTILPALWKEDAELQTDHITAAKKSPMHLFLTEISSVTESSDAKSEGSWDGEKEEKKDGERWGNFVLPTKGMRRSQSLITELGSTGQSWGQEKHINRTGAEEDNTAMKESFQQDLFLTEIDTGRLDTDPERLLENDPVKYLYPAGPRSRPYVCVSGLPSYKEAEEAYSKGMRRSRSLLSEITVDKQGSEMPSTEKEPQRPEMTREEFLKEIQSAETFLTEIISRQNPGTNRKEPDPSYSPTPLSPEYESICIDPNSTQTIRFQSESSIRGSNKGKDDIQTEAIYAQVTKRAKKGEIKVSVRPEIPILHIGSNKQPIKLESLGCNADHCQSGEFVFSEIMPKNGLLHNQRLESQKEEEECSVGPALPARQEQPDISELSPSESIQSSAESNTVMLRENKSLTTDETEKSAVIGNGEIMKDNSKACSPEKETQSEGKSDMLNNSEKGADLKSSKNATSCDSQSFTDAKGENVFGLSDTGQEKLCHITQMEPSLSATPSTPEWDPSSDCSLVTPSDSALSPMTSSSADCLTPSDSWTGGGGMGSSGWRALGNEMPHRDSAYFSDSDWEGDGMNRRSSDGLIVSRPSSGRGSERGLLTGIEEKTEEEGEMKEKSPLRNSLHLSDKRTATEEEDCTVHIYEKNDEMCQTIAEKDVSPLDKGILNRGLDSSLRDDSGIFSNESKKSALLFDDAEVKDCVDLIDKLFSKLDDEPLKGLLHGGEYVIDRPYTDGIISTITACQYPDSEESGLNLHSKSHAETSGLIKSISSIQSEDCMFKPSNKDYASVTETDNDLTEQNSGNETFDSISPSQSDDTEERLSTPCHIPPSDSIQRVETLPKSDGEPFDVKVNDLACPGLDQNELGLRTLQCSDGQEDKEVLMETEQHQATAGLKNCLKEKSPQNSAVRAVDSAENMCSNSCEGPDGMPKDLWSSLGVDEERPGSGLVQGELDCHRLSKSSDLRLWPDENNQWASPEKRCRDIELRSEFFSGFGNKAWEVGERLVVGQEFWDAEENDELAESEPHPAVLEGCEETWTNETQGLTWTSKATDAQQTTAEIQQEENIEILGEIESFKSNAKRDTSDIERENLENPEEESLVEGERKISSFPEAVRGTQSPTETEENQNFNIWLQNQLCNFNKEEDTSTVHPDTAPDLPLENHLSSISVNDSPNISDVNVSDLGNGESGFNSEVERRPWLAHYLVENRKEITKVEKDYRDILIQSSPTHCEAQGEKGQSYPEVDNFSSVDFPSPPPSIDLDIQDDKLESLDDSFPSPPPSVIETEDFISHIHLEDFIGTTETELCITPSNNTNVSETPLQELPPATTQNKGISANLNSPSVHITLTDESNLTCSIETQDDDTNLSQKTSPTVPSATQDPLKHIPELLISEWKDLDEEPLEDFEKLEQLCCISEDEEETLGDLFLGNLELLDSFKKTPDQKQSSAGGEAVDDKICDSTLPEGRSSVDLKEERISENLDQLVESEQPVSLDSQGSLSPPMERTDWQKPAGQTCDVKDQGSLSKMATKNGLMMQVCEEKLQFSLSENVKTNVLWGTAVKDTVILRPWGEQVTERPAELVPAEDQRPDESQEDPDAAPNSQESTESDQTESEPLTVIEQPEITASQPTANQAMKAKLARLSLALPPLALTLPLTPTGKGGFGDGAIGNRIGRRRGLLSGHEPEDEEEDEQEDESSRRVIVVTETDVDKRVGLRSLLKSPKEPMDRERDRGRNVSFFDDVTVYLFDQETPTNELSTPAPTGPASVSVKSSKLDLHGPNKNKESKRKEDSSFKPRSPVGANPGTSSRFTVSPANDPHLV